The Bicyclus anynana chromosome 13, ilBicAnyn1.1, whole genome shotgun sequence region AACTGTTAAACATCTATTACGAGTACTACTTTTTTGTACTCTTGATACAACTTGTTGTGCAGTTAAAGAATTGTACATATAATCGATTCATTATGCTTATTTTTGTAGTCAACGCAATCAGAAGGTAAAATAAGTAGGCAGATATTAGCTGAAGAAGCAGCAAAATGGTCGAGAGAACAACGCGCGGCGCAAGAAGTTTTAATGGAAAATATCAAGAGTGGTGGAAATGGACTCACCGTAAGGACTGTTATAACCACTCATCATAAAACGACTTACATTATACAGAAcggtaatttttaaaactatatctCATTTTATCATAAACCATAGGATGATAATGTGCAGATTCTTGATGTAGTCAGTCAGTAAAATAAAGAGATCAGTTCAAACTAAGATAATCAATAGATtgaattaatttcaatattttacatttaccaatttcaaatattaaattCCAGGAAATTATTTCGAATGCCCAGAAGGTTCAGAACCAGATCTTGATGCTTATCGTGTGCAAGCAAATATGCACGAACGAAAATGTACGTTCGGTCACAATTCAAGGCCAGTACCAGTGGATCCTTGCATTGAAGCAGAAGTTGCACCTATAGAGTATTCGTTCCATGAAGGTTGGATGTTCTGTCTTGGGAATGGGGAGCGTgagaataattattttcaaaatggtACATTGGATTGCGGTAATAAAACAAAGGTAGTTGTGAAATTATTTGCTGTACAGGAAGTTCTTGTACTGAATACATAAtgtaattgtattaaaatatgaaaattttcttagttaTCAGTTAGCGACTTCTTGGAGCAATGTGCAATAGACAACAATATCGTTATTAGTTTTGATTATTTTGGTGACGAACCTAGAAAGGACATAATGCACAATGCAACTCTTTGCACCACTTGGGATCCGTGTAAATTGTCATACTTGTACCGGCTTGAGGTAAATTTCCATTATCTATTTTGTTTACAAGACAAAAAGAAAATccaattaaagttattatagtcaccgtttttatttcaatttatagcCACCGCCAGCTGAATTAAGTCCAGCTTTCCCGACTGAAACCGAAAACCCTTGCGATACTACTGTGTGCCCCGAGTGTGTTGTCGGGTATACTGGCGATGGGGGAGTGCCGATGGAATGTGAGTTTATTTGTGTACAACTAAATATTggattgtttttttacaaaataataagctaATTGTGTGGTTGTGTATTGTTTCAGTGGGTGATTAAATGCTCAGTACTACttgttagtaggtatatttaaaaaaaaattaaactagtaaaatattaatgtacatataaaataattgaaattaaactaataaaatttcaaattaaaatagtgtgtttttttaatttaatttatacataaaaagcatatAGGATTATAAGTAGTTGTGTGTAACCTATTCACGATATCTAATGTACACCCAACATTAGATATCGTGAATAGGTTTTATTAAATGATATCctgttttttataatgaaagtATCGATCTACTAatgaaagaagaaaataaagttATGTAATACGACAACATcagtttaaattcttttttactTCGAATTTATCTCAAAACAATTTCAAGTTTTGACTTAAAAGAGTCGAGTACCTACTGAAAAGCCTTTTTGCTGCTTCCGGATCGGACGGATCTCTATTAAACCCAACCTATGTGTCCTAAATCGATTTTACTATAAAGGGAATAATGCgaagtttgtttaaataaattacaagagTCCGCTACCTAGTTattaaagtaatgatttttacaaatatattacagaactagcggacgcccgcgacttcgtcagttCAGTAGTTAAAATTCAgtcagtagtttcagcatgatgccccgttaatatttaatacggacagacagacagacagacaaaaaatcaaaaatacaaaaatatttttggtttcagtatcgattgtagaatgccctccaactaaaactttgaaaatatctttaatgtacagaatttgacctgttacagttttattacatataataaggccgccttttgtattctactttttcttgtgtttctgttttgcttgttttattttatttttgtggtgtacaaataaagagtattaaataaattaaataaatacaaatatcataatatagaCGTCTTACAAGTCTTAAATGGTCATCTAGGTTTGTGGTACTATAATTTGGTATGCGAGGCCGTACTGAGGCTGATGAGGTACATTGTCTGTGATGTCACTGTCAACGTAATCAACCAAATCAAATGACACTAGcatgtaatacctttgccttttccccatagaaaaagaaaaaaaaaactactaaacgtcaCTGTCAGTGTCTGAGCGTCTGACACTGACGGTGACAGAA contains the following coding sequences:
- the LOC112058112 gene encoding uncharacterized protein LOC112058112, with translation MHMCIKIILSIFLILLTIQVRIVKGAEEKLDESDTMDQPEEEWHMDFMPTGYLPDSVYRELAWYGILQIQPLHHSTKHKVAAQLIWQHTLGRPHVIMESPPQSTQSEGKISRQILAEEAAKWSREQRAAQEVLMENIKSGGNGLTVRTVITTHHKTTYIIQNGNYFECPEGSEPDLDAYRVQANMHERKCTFGHNSRPVPVDPCIEAEVAPIEYSFHEGWMFCLGNGERENNYFQNGTLDCGNKTKLSVSDFLEQCAIDNNIVISFDYFGDEPRKDIMHNATLCTTWDPCKLSYLYRLEPPPAELSPAFPTETENPCDTTVCPECVVGYTGDGGVPMELGD